A DNA window from Trichosurus vulpecula isolate mTriVul1 chromosome 2, mTriVul1.pri, whole genome shotgun sequence contains the following coding sequences:
- the FZD4 gene encoding frizzled-4 yields the protein MARRVLGLRVPRASGGVCFSLPPPPALLLLLFLLLGQARAFGDEEERRCDPIRISMCQNLGYNVTKMPNLVGHELQTDAELQLTTFTPLIQYGCSSQLQFFLCSVYVPMCTEKINIPIGPCGGMCLSVKRRCEPVLKEFGFAWPDSLNCSKFPPQNDHNHMCMEGPGDEEVPLPHKTPIQPGEECHTMGTHSDQYIWVKRSLNCVLKCGYDAGLYSRSAKEFTDIWMAMWASLCFISTAFTVLTFLIDSSRFSYPERPIIFLSMCYNIYSIAYIVRLTVGRERISCDFEEAAEPVLIQEGLKNTGCAIIFLLMYFFGMASSIWWVILTLTWFLAAGLKWGHEAIEMHSSYFHIAAWAIPAVKTIVILIMRLVDADELTGLCYVGNQNLDALTGFVVAPLFTYLVIGTLFIAAGLVALFKIRSNLQKDGTKTDKLERLMVKIGVFSVLYTVPATCVIACYFYEISNWTLFLYSADDSNMAVEMLKIFMSLLVGITSGMWIWSAKTLHTWQKCSNRLVNSGKVKREKRGDGWVKPGKGNETVV from the exons ATGGCTCGGCGGGTCCTGGGACTGAGGGTCCCGAGGGCGTCCGGCGGTGTCTGCTTCAGCCTCCCGCCGCCGCcggcactgctgctgctgctgttcctgcTGCTGGGGCAGGCGCGGGCTTTTGGGGACGAAGAGGAGAGGCGCTGCGACCCCATTCGGATCTCGATGTGCCAGAACCTGGGGTACAACGTGACCAAGATGCCCAACTTGGTGGGGCACGAGCTGCAGACCGACGCCGAGCTGCAGCTCACTACCTTTACCCCGCTCATCCAGTACGGCTGCTCCAGCCAGCTACAG tTCTTCCTTTGTTCTGTGTATGTGCCAATGTGCACAGAGAAGATAAACATCCCAATTGGCCCATGTGGAGGTATGTGCCTCTCAGTCAAGAGGAGGTGTGAACCTGTTCTGAAGGAGTTTGGGTTCGCCTGGCCAGACAGCCTCAACTGCAGCAAATTCCCCCCACAGAATGACCATAACCATATGTGCATGGAAGGTCCAGGTGATGAAGAAGTTCCCTTACCCCATAAGACACCCATTCAGCCTGGGGAAGAATGTCATACCATGGGCACACATTCGGATCAGTACATTTGGGTGAAAAGAAGCCTGAACTGTGTCCTGAAGTGTGGCTACGATGCTGGCTTATACAGCAGGTCAGCCAAGGAGTTCACTGACATCTGGATGGCTATGTGGGCCAGCCTGTGCTTCATATCAACTGCCTTCACAGTGCTGACCTTCCTGATTGATTCATCCAGATTTTCGTACCCTGAGCGTCCCATCATCTTTCTCAGTATGTGctacaatatttatagcattgCTTATATTGTGAGACTGACCGTGGGCAGGGAAAGGATATCCTGCGATTTTGAAGAGGCAGCAGAACCAGTTCTCATCCAAGAAGGTCTTAAGAACACAGGATGTGCTATAATTTTCTTACTGATGTACTTCTTTGGGATGGCCAGCTCCATCTGGTGGGTTATTCTGACACTCACTTGGTTCTTGGCAGCAGgtcttaaatggggtcatgaggccATTGAAATGCATAGCTCTTATTTCCACATTGCAGCCTGGGCGATCCCAGCAGTGAAAACCATTGTCATTTTGATCATGAGACTGGTAGACGCGGATGAACTTACAGGCTTGTGCTATGTTGGGAACCAGAACTTGGATGCGCTCACAGGTTTTGTAGTTGCACCACTTTTCACTTACTTGGTGATTGGAACATTATTCATCGCTGCTGGCCTGGTGGCCTTATTCAAAATCCGATCCAATCTCCAAAAAGATGGGACAAAAACTGACAAGCTAGAAAGGTTGATGGTCAAAATTGGGGTCTTCTCAGTATTAtatacagtgcctgccacatgtGTGATTGCTTGCTATTTCTATGAGATCTCCAACTGGACGCTCTTCCTCTATTCAGCAGATGATTCTAACATGGCAGTTGAGATGCTGAAAATCTTTATGTCTTTGTTGGTGGGGATCACTTCTGGCATGTGGATCTGGTCTGCTAAGACACTCCACACGTGGCAGAAATGCTCCAACAGACTGGTGAACTCAGGGAAGGTAAAAcgagagaagaggggagatggTTGGGTAAagcctgggaaaggaaatgaaactgTAGTATAA